The region CTTTCAAATAATTAACTCTACCCATTGCTATGAATTAATTTTTCTTTCGACGTTCACACTTAATTTCATTAAGAACTTAAGCCTTAATCTTTGATGGTGACGTAAACACCGGCATGAGAAATTCACCTCACCTGTCCTGCTTTGTGTTGTTTACTAAACCGACAGTGCTTTCAAGGTCTTGTCCTTTCGGCTTTGATATCTGGGTCACATTATCCTGAAATATTATATCTTTAAATTGGATTATCCCAATTAGATATCTCATGTATAATCACAACAGAAATTCATAGAAAACCTCACATATCGCTTAATTTGCATGTATGCATTGTTCACTTGTTGGTTTTTCCATCCAAGTAAAACCACAAGCATCAAAGCCCATCTGTTCTTTCTGATTTACAGAACAATACAAGCTTGTCGGAGGTTACCAGGGATGTTGTTTTCCTTCAGTGCCACTGAATGCACTGTTTGCCATgtaattaaaactatttaaattttatcgaggcttttttatttttcatgggatgacattttgtttgtttataggCTTTGCAGGAACTTCCATTCTGCCATTGTTTGCTGGGTGAGAGATGTGAAATGAACAGCTGATATCAGTGATGAGTGCCAAGTAATTTCATCCGCTCTGTAAGatcatcctgaaaaaaaaaaaaaaaaattctcccaGTTATACAACTTCACCCAGCACTGTACATTGATGGACAGAGCTGATTATATCTTCTCTGTGGTTCCAACATATATTTTTCATGTATATGTTTCAACTTCATTCatgtacattttttatataattgcaTTTTGATCCAAATAATTGCTTTGCAGTCCTAAaagttaacaataaaaataaataaataataaataatataaataataaataatacaaattatatatatatgtgtgtgtgtgtgtgtgtgtgtaatttttaaaaatggtttgaCTTTGTTTTTGTACTTATGTAGAAATTCATGTTTGTTTAACTGTTTGGcttgtatattattttgaatttaatcaaaatacTTGTTTTGCAGTCCTAAAAAATGgcaataaaacaaatgtaatatgataatatatataatgaatatatcaCGCTATGGTTTCACAGAAATTCTATgatcatgaaataaaaaataaaataaaaaagaagaagaaaaatatttcTGGAGTACCAACCCTTGTAGAGTAAACTATAATGTCTTTGTATTAggctataatataaatatttgttgacGTAAAAAAGTGCAACTTAGATCACTGGCCATCAGTCTCTagaaactttattattaatttccctgctataaaataaaataaaataagataaaaataaagtaataaattgGCTTAACTGGTCTTTTGGCTGGTTTTAAAGGGGTTTGGATCATTACTGGGGTCAGGGACCAGTTTCGCCTGAgaaatttctgtatttttatcaaaattTTCCTATGACATAAAGGAATTGGGGCTCTATTGAACCAACTGCACTAAAACACAATAAGAAGCCTTTACAAGCTATTTTTTACCCCGCATCTAATGAAATACTGATGACATTTCACATTGAATCTGTCTTGGGAAACATAATAGCCCGTGGCTGAGATAATGACAGGTTAGCTCAACAtgacattttgtgtttttatgtcaAGTAGCCTAACCTGCCGAGACACTGACGCAGATCCCCTGGGAGGGGGCATTAAACTTTCAGCGTACCACCCCACACGAGTCATACAGACATTGGCACGACAGTTTCTCTCTGTAGCGCACCAAATTATCGCGTCATTTTCTTTCACTTTCCAAGTGGTCGTCGTCACGGGAGTATATAAATGAAGTGATTATCCATTTGCAGCATTACACGGGCCTCTACTGGCAATAACTGCACGAGCAATTACAGGAGTACTGATCAAACAAGCTGAAGGGACTCGAGTCTTACATGAGCGCGATGTGCCTCGTGTGGAGATACAGATTAGTCGTTTCCATCTCTCTACTTGTTGTGCTCTGTGATGTTTATGCATCAGACGCACAACCAATTGGAAAAGTTTATCCGCGCGGAAATCACTGGGCTGTTGGTGagtgaaaatcatatttttattttaccagTTAAAATATATTAGGTCTTATATACTCTTATTGTTTTGGAGGAGAGTTGCTACcagtatttaaaattttattactatttttttttttaagcagtgcATATTTTTTACATTCAAAAGTCTGCATGCTCTTcatttactacttttttttttttaataactgtataaaaatgcttaaaagaTAATGAAGGTTAACTATTTAAGTTTAAGTATCCTATTATTTGTCAAACGTGAAACAACAAAACTTGTTGacaaatgaaatgtatttttctacATACTCTTTAAAGAATACGTAGTAGCTACTACGACATAAACAggtagtaataaaaatatatctaataaaaattaaataaaaattaattaaacatcaaatttaaaTTGGTGTGTGCCTTTACCAAAATGCTGGTCTAAATAACCTGTAATGTATCATCTAGAACGTTCAATCTCCAGAGAAAAATGAGGGTTTGTTGCTGAAGGAGCTGTGAAccattaaataaaagttttaagaaTACACagcaaattaaatcaacaaCACTAGCagataataatcatttaaatcacTTGATTAAATGTACCAGTGGTAGTTTATTGAGTAGGTTACATTCATTAAGTATGTATCTGAAGTGATTGCAAAACTCTCAGGTGTCACTTAAGCTTCCAGTCTGAAGAGGGAAAGTGGACTCATAGGGTGTAATGAGCAATGGCCGTGTCTTAATTGGATGAAAATAGGTGGCAAGCAACTGgctttttgtgtgtttgcatgaTGCAGTGGAAATCAGGTAAAATATGATACTCTTCTTGATTTTAGAGATTGAGATTGAGTTCAGTGGAGCTATTGCTGTATCAAGCAATTACTCGTGACATGGCGAATAGAAGGAATTATGGATTATTTTGGCtcaaatttcattttgtttgcacCAGACTGGATTCAGTATTTGTTTAAATGGTTAATATATAGCTTTTCCTTGATTAGGTTGTACTATAATGTATCTAATGCATTGTTGTGACTTTGTTTGCAACCTACACATGAAGTCTTATTTAAGTGTGGAGATGCTGTCCTACTTGTCATATGTGTTAAATGCTttgattttacttaaaaaagAGCAACAATCAGTCTTTAATGACCTATATATGTCATAGGGCACTTAATGGGCAAGAAAAGCACAGATGAGCAGGTCAGACCTGAGGATCCAGAAGGCAACGATGAGACCTCCATGACGACTGGAGATCAGGATCAGCAGCTGGAAAGATACTACAAACATCTGCTGCTGCCACTCCTTCATGCGCTCATGAGAGGACGGATGGCACCGGAGAGCATGCTGGAGGGCACAGAGGAGATCGATGCTCATAAACTGCTCCAGCGCATGCTGGAAGAGAGACGTCAGTGGGAGGAAGGTcatgagagagacagacaagTCAAATTGGTAAGAGAAATCCTCAACATGATCGTTATGTTAATGCATAAATGCATGCGAGATGCATTTGAAGTGCATATAGGTGGTTCTGATCTATTTTTAATCACAAAACTATTCTGCAATGtgtataataaaacatttttcattgttgGGCAAATAAAGAATCACTTTTGACCAGACAAATAAGACAAACCTTTTgtaaccagtgttattttagtatctttGAGAcactgttaatattttgaatttgtttttatttttatattttatgatttaatttttaagttaGAGTTTCACTCGTTTagtgtatttttgtcattttatatatatatattttttaatgtctatatagtttttaattttttatttcagttttagatttagttattttagtgcatatgtttaatttttaaatattttatttaaatgaaagcttaatttatttaaagtagtGCAAACTTttcatggttttagttttagttaagtgTACTAGTTTTTGCAACAATTTTTCTAAGCTAATGATGAtatgcatgttttatttaagGTCAGTTTCCTTTGAttcttatataatattatttatctttattatatttcatatacagGCTGAGGACGTCTTGTTACGGGCTTTATTAATGCAGGATGACAACGAAAGCTGAGAACCAACTGGACAAAAGACTGTGGTTTGAAGTTCGAATACAAACCTCTTTATTCAACAACATATAAATAagcatgttatatttttgtatgtCAATATCTCTacaaagaaacacataaactgAGTGTCATCATTCTGTATATTTTATGGTAttgttttgtaaattaattCATCTTCTTGATAACTGACACCATAGTAACCATTGTATTCACAGTTcaattgattaatatttaataaactttAACTTGTTGGGCTATCTGCGGTTTATAAAAACAACAGTCTGCTCGCTTGCATATCATTTGAAATGTCTTGACTTGAAAAAGactattaaaggaacagttcacccaaaaatgaaaatttgctgaaaattaacTCACTCTCAGGTCAtgcaagatgtaaatgagtttgtttcttcatcagaacagttttggagatatttagcattgcatcactagctcaccaatggatcctcattgggtgccgtcagaatgagagtccaaacagctgacaaaaacatcacaataatccataagtaatccacaacactccagtccatcaattaatatcttgtgaagcgaaaagctgtgtgtttataagaaacagattttcatttttgggtgaactatttctttaacatTAACATATGAATTCCTTACAGTCCATGCATTACAACTAAATAGAGAATGTGCTGAGCTGAATGCGCTATTACATGTAGTTTGAGATTTAAAAGACCCTGTCTCATTCTGAAAGCAATTTATTACAGGTTATGATCAATCTCTTGAGGTGGCTGGCCATAACCTGCTTATTAGTCAAGCAGTCACTTAACAGAGGCAGGCAGGTGACAGAAAAGCTCTTcaccacacacaccacacacaacCTCTGCATTGTCTGTGACAACTGGCAGGAAACTGTTGATGGTCTGTCTCGCCGCTCTCAGCTGTCCATGCACAATAATGGCTCCAATTATACACACTGATGTTTCTAACAATGAAAGATGTCAATTGAAGCCACTTTCATTTGGTTAAGCTCATCTAGTTACAAAGTTTCCTTTCAGATGTTTGCTTTCCTCATTTGTCACAGATGAACGACCATTAATAGAAATGTGACCCCCTTCAGTCTCAATCTAATTGCATCACTGATAAAGTTGCTGCACAAATGGCAAACGTCAGATTTGGTGATAGTCGTGTGTTCATGAAAATGTGAGCTGACGGGTTTGGTACAGATCTGCAGGTCCCAACTGCTAATGCAAACAACTATATGAAGGAATTTGTGAAATTTAGATAACCTGATGATATTTAATTTCCTGAgggattttaaaacaaatctgtattttatttagaagGTTTACATGTCTTACTTTACATTGTGTGTAGAAAAATAGGCTAATTATctttataaaagtatataaaaagtgtttataatatcagacttatttatttatttataaaaagtataaatgaaaaagaaacagCTACACAAGGATATATATTTAGCTTGGCTTTGGAAAATTTGTAAATTCCTTAACTTTAATAACCCCAGATTTAGTTTAGCTGAGTGAAGGTGAGAACATGTTTCTATATAGAAACACCCACAGAAACCTAAAAATCCACCACAAAATTACAATATAGATTGCAAAAACACTGGTCTGTTATTACCGGAGAATAATGTTCCAAACGCAAACACTAGATGGCGGCATAATCACGGAGAAGCGCCACACTGGAGAACCGGATTATCCTGGCAagtgaacagtaataataataataataataataataaaaaaactatatatattgaatttacaacaaaacatttgctttgatagcttaaaaatacaatggaatTTTATAGCCTActgaaataaatagaaataaaataatttacaaaaaaatggtGGAATATGTGTTATTTAGTTTAAGAACTTTACTTTACGAacataatattttgtcacatcGCATGATAACCTCAACTGTtgtaatgaatttaaaatatgcattaagaACTATTGGAGAAAGGAtgcatttgacatttttctaaacttgtttttattataaaatacaaaatctgTACAACGTGAAAGCATAGAGCAAAATGTCATGGAAAGTCACCATCTGCATCGTACAATACTTAAAGAATGAAACCCTTTTTCTAGCACTGAATAGTATTTTAAAGGCTCGATGAGGATTTTGAATGGGACGAATGTGATTCAAATGCaattaaatgcatgcatttataatgcaaatttttatttctctctttGAATGCTTTATAAAAAGGATAGAATTAAGTCCGGTTGCATGTTTTATGCATTAGCAAGGaaacttttttaaatgaactcataataaaaacaaaaagacagtAATGTACAGTGAATTTGTTTTACAAAGCTTGTCATCCATAATGAACAACTCTGGGAGCTTTCTGAACCACAAACAGATGTGAAAACCGCTTCTCTTCAAACAGAGTCTGATTTAGAAAGTTAAAGGAGATGCAAACAAGTCTCTGAGTGTCTCAGTCAGCATCCTCCTCAGACTACCACGTCTTCCCAATAGACTGGATGTGTTCCTTCGCTTTCATTCTTAGCGAGGCGATACTTGTGTTTCGTGGGTCTGCCTCTTCTAGTGTAAATTTATCCATAAAGCCCGAGCACTGATACGCTGGTGGAGGGGGACACACCGCTCCTATATGGGGCAGAGGGTGGTTGAGCGTGGATGAGCTGAGGAACTGTGGAGGGGTGTAGCTGGCTGGTACTCCCTGCTGAGGGGTGATGAAGCTGGGCAGGGACTGCAGGGGAGAGCTGGAGGAGGTGATGGGTCCGGTAAGCCAGGGCTCTAACGGCAGAGACAGCGGCCCTGATCTAGGGATGGACAGCATGGAGGACTCCTGCAGCTTGATGGAGCTCACCTCCAGCTTCTCCTGACGTCGCCACTTTGCACGGCGGTTTTGGAACCAAACCTGAAATTTGACATTGGAAGGATTTAGTTTAAGTAACATGTTTAAATGTCCAACCGTGAGGCATGATATAGAAAAGTGCAGATCTAATGTTCATAATTAGCCAAAACCTTCTAAATAAATCAATCTCAAAAACCTTTCAAATACACTTgcaaaaaagttcaaatgttcATAGTTTGCAAAAACCCTTCAAATACACTGGTGAAAAAGTTGATATATTTAGATATAAACTCAtgattaaattgtattatataattttttacatatattacaagtaatattatatattatgtattcaTAATTCACAAAACCTTTCAAAGACACTTgcaaaaaagttcaaatgttcATTGTTtgattaaattgtattatatttatatgactTTTTACATATCATATGCAATgttatattacaattttatatatgatttttgCCAGTTATTTATGTCGCGAATCTTAATTTGCTACACATAAGGATCAGatatttgaaaacaaatatatattagccacattttatttgctgtcactaaaattactttataatatttcaaatcagaatattatatCCCAATAAAATCAAGAAGAAGGAAGAGGCTAAATTTTCTTTGGTACTACACAAGAAAAGTAGTCTGATGTGAAATCTCTTACCATCTATATTTGTCAAGTTTTACTTTTAATCAATggaatacaatatttattttttaaaattcactttaaatatttttaaagtttttttaattgcattatttcTTAAACAATTGCTATTTCAAGAAATAAATGCCCTGGTTCCTTCAATTCATATTGCGTTTTGGTTTAGTCTAtactattttattagtatttataaaacGAAAATATGATCTCTTGCCTTGAATTTGTgctagaaatattttttattaactttgCAAACTGAAGGGATCAATGATAAAAGGTTTTGAACAGTGATCTATTAAATAAAGTGCTCCTATTCTTATTCTCAAATACATCCATCATGTGTGGTGTATGCTGTGCTCACCTGCACTCGGACCTCCGGCAGGTTGACCTTGAGCGCGAGCTCCTCTCTGCTGTACACGTCCGGATAATGCGACTTCTCAAACGCTCTCTCGAGCTCGTGCAGCTGGAAGGTGGTGAACGTGGTCCGGTTCCGCCGGTGCTTTTTCTTCGGATTTTCATCATCCGACAATTTACCACCATCCACATCCGGCAGATCCGGACTGACCACAACGGCGGATCTACAGACACCTGtagaaaaataatgcagttTTCCTTGAGAAGGTGTGAccttatttcaatttaaattcacgtaggcctattataattattttctttttttaacatcacATGAAAACACTAAAAAGTCATTAAACTGTTATTCATATATCtaacatcatcatcatatatTTTGACGTCGtcatatttgattatttaattatattttagaatttttcaaatgaaatagAAATTTAACACTTTCAGTTTCTTTTCCCTTCTTTATTTTctcaaaaactttttaaacttctttttttttctcccgttttcaatttaaataaaaaacttaaaacttttcaGATTTCACATAGGCCTAGACTTATGTATCAGTGTTCTAATGTCTATTATGTACCTGTAGATATATATTcatgacttaaaaaaaataaaatttcgaATAAAGTGCTGCCAAAACGTCCAGTTTTAAACCCAGAAAAACGTCAATTGCGAAGCTGTTAACTCACCATCAAAGTTTTTGGAGTCCTTTTTGGGGGAAGACAAATGCTCGTTGTCTTTGATAGGCTTCCCGGATCCATAAGAAAACGCCGGGTGGAAGATATTCTCTCCTTTAAATCCCAAAATGGATTCAATGCTGTGGATCCTGGTTTGGGATCCAGGACTGCGGACCAGGCGCGCGGATGGGGAGAGACGCTCTTCCATGTCTTGGGACTGAGATCCAACAAGCCTCATTGAACGTTTAGTTTGAGAAAAAACAGAAAGCACTAAGGATTCCCCATGTTTTCCTATGCAATACACTCTATTTCCAATAGTCCAGGCTGTTCCAGCAGAAGCAACTTTCTCCAGTAGTGGTCCTGCACACACTGAGGATGCAGTGGCCCCCAGGGGCCTTATATGGATCCCCCTCGACCGGGACTCTATTGTGTGAGTGACATCCCCTTCGACACGTCAAGAAACGTCAGATTGGCCGGAGTGAGGGCTGTAGTATTGTCCCTGAGCATTTAACTCCTCCCAGAGATCCTTGTGGGCATAATGGCAGCTTTATAAACCGCcttacataaatcttaaatcATCTTTTCCCACTCCAGATGTCTTGATCATGATGGCCTGTAGAAATAAGAGGAACTCAGGCTGGGATTACATCTTTGGGACCGAAACAGATCAAGATCTCTGTACGCGCAAATGCCATTAAAAATGGTAGTTTATAAAATTGTTCTGTGGTAACACTCGCGCCGAAATAGTTATTTGTATTCTACACTATTTTcagaaaagtaaattaaaaataaaacaaaaaataaaaatacaacaaatgaaAGCTTTTTCTGACACTGTTTGAAGGAAATTCCATGTTAAAGTGaaattataggctatatacGGTCATATATCACTAGGTGACAGTAAGCTGAATGTCTCTATTTGGAAATAAGAAAGATTTACAggacaaattaattaattaattaatcaatttataaattaatggCAATTTGCCAAGTTTGTGAGAGTGGCCGACacacaaaatgttaaaatgaaatagtACGACTActctttatttgaaattattttacacagttgtatttttatagcCTACTAATTCGTTGCAActaaaatatggaaatattaggCCTACATCAAAGTTTGAAACACAGcgcaaagataaataaaataaaaattaaattaaattaacactgaGTTACAGACATTTAAGCAAAATTTGTTATCTTAACACCGCGATTTACAAGAAGGCTTAGGCTACCATTGTAATTAAATGTTGCAgcctaaataaaaattatagtcTTCTAGGGTaggctatataaaaataaataaatataatataaaataaagtaaaatcaaagtttactttatacataatttctaggagaaaattaaatgttatttagtcTGTTTGTGAACGACAAAACACTGAAATGA is a window of Onychostoma macrolepis isolate SWU-2019 chromosome 21, ASM1243209v1, whole genome shotgun sequence DNA encoding:
- the rx3 gene encoding retinal homeobox protein Rx3, whose translation is MRLVGSQSQDMEERLSPSARLVRSPGSQTRIHSIESILGFKGENIFHPAFSYGSGKPIKDNEHLSSPKKDSKNFDGVCRSAVVVSPDLPDVDGGKLSDDENPKKKHRRNRTTFTTFQLHELERAFEKSHYPDVYSREELALKVNLPEVRVQVWFQNRRAKWRRQEKLEVSSIKLQESSMLSIPRSGPLSLPLEPWLTGPITSSSSPLQSLPSFITPQQGVPASYTPPQFLSSSTLNHPLPHIGAVCPPPPAYQCSGFMDKFTLEEADPRNTSIASLRMKAKEHIQSIGKTW
- the grp gene encoding gastrin-releasing peptide; its protein translation is MSAMCLVWRYRLVVSISLLVVLCDVYASDAQPIGKVYPRGNHWAVGHLMGKKSTDEQVRPEDPEGNDETSMTTGDQDQQLERYYKHLLLPLLHALMRGRMAPESMLEGTEEIDAHKLLQRMLEERRQWEEGHERDRQVKLAEDVLLRALLMQDDNES